In one window of Arachis ipaensis cultivar K30076 chromosome B06, Araip1.1, whole genome shotgun sequence DNA:
- the LOC107647928 gene encoding protein FANTASTIC FOUR 2: MSSLSVCQGLQSCLEPRVIEPRVIRLKLAPPGSKIAPPPSESESHQQEQPDEKKDMAAGSGDWSFLQALSHHPTSQCNDHNNDDKVYVHPTVKRSSSMLSAKSLEMCTESLGSETGSDQNSLFISEIHETHQSSNTTLIKHRKRSPHGRGARSFPPPLTSITHLMPHRHDGRLVLEAVAVASPPPESGAYFHAERSHGRLRLRLSLPEESESEEEKDKDDKDEEEDEEESVENSVEEGVVRKFGRGMSNGGRCKEGGNPNFFGADSFFDLIRTSIV, encoded by the coding sequence atgtCATCGTTAAGCGTGTGTCAAGGGTTACAATCATGTCTTGAACCCCGTGTGATTGAGCCACGTGTCATTAGGCTGAAATTGGCTCCACCAGGTTCCAAAATTGCTCCTCCACCCTCGGAATCCGAGTCCCACCAACAAGAACAACCTGATGAGAAAAAGGACATGGCTGCTGGCAGTGGTGACTGGAGTTTCCTTCAAGCACTCTCACACCACCCTACTTCTCAATGTAATGATCATAATAACGATGACAAAGTTTATGTTCATCCAACAGTTAAACGCTCCTCTTCAATGCTCAGTGCTAAGAGCTTAGAAATGTGCACTGAAAGCCTCGGAAGCGAAACAGGTAGCGATCAAAATTCTCTCTTCATCTCTGAGATTCACGAGACTCATCAGAGTAGTAACACAACTTTGATAAAGCATAGAAAGAGATCGCCTCACGGCCGCGGGGCTCGAAGCTTTCCACCGCCTCTTACTTCCATCACTCATCTAATGCCTCACCGCCATGACGGCAGGCTCGTCTTGGAAGCCGTCGCCGTCGCTTCTCCTCCTCCGGAGAGTGGCGCTTACTTTCACGCTGAACGCAGCCATGGCAGGCTCAGGCTTCGGCTTTCCCTCCCCGAGGAGAGTGAAAGCGAAGAGGAAAAAGATAAAGACgacaaagatgaagaagaagatgaagaagagtcTGTAGAGAATAGTGTGGAGGAGGGAGTAGTGAGAAAGTTTGGGAGAGGCATGAGTAATGGCGGCAGGTGCAAGGAAGGCGGGAATCCAAACTTTTTTGGTGCTGATTCCTTCTTTGATCTCATCAGGACAAGTATAGTATAG